From the Helicobacter pylori genome, one window contains:
- the secA gene encoding preprotein translocase subunit SecA, with translation MIKAIIGKIIGTRNDRWIKQYKKKVLAINALEPTYEKMSDVELQNAFEELKNRVRSVEKDLQEKTLLEVLPESFAITREASKRILKMRHFDVQLIGGMVLNDGKIAEMKTGEGKTLVATLAVALNALKGESVYVVTVNDYLAHRDSKEMEPLYQFLGYSVGTITASVRDDDERLEIYSKDIVYGTNNEFGFDYLRDNMKYSLEHKVQKSHAFAIVDEVDSILIDEARTPLIISGPVDRRMENYNKADEVAKSMQVETDFTIDEKNRAILITEEGIKKAENLFGVDNLYKIENAALSHHLDQALKANYLFFIDKDYIVANNEVVIVDEFTGRLSEGRRFSEGLHQALEAKEGVSIKEESQTLADITFQNYFRMFSKLSGMTGTAQTEATEFLEIYNLEVVSIPTNLAIKRKDLNDLIYKSEKEKFDAVILKIKELHDKGQPVLVGTASIEKSETLHALLKKERIPHTVLNAKQHTKEAEIIKDAGLKGAVTIATNMAGRGVDIKLTDEIKELGGLYIIGTERHESRRIDNQLRGRSGRQGDPGTSQFYLSLEDNLLRIFGSDRIKGVMEKLGLKDGEHIESKLVTRAVENAQKKVENLHFESRKHLLEYDDVANEQRKSVYKFRDELLDINYDISAKIAENREYALNQIFSKLKAFDHQNLSKEELLGLKNILKEDFNAHVELEDLEKASPIEKFVAEKLKSDYENKMKALDSEQRSRIERIVYLQILDNAWREHLYTMDNLKTGINLRGYNQKDPLVEYKKESYNLFLELIEDIKIEAIKTFSKIQFENEQDSSDAERYLDNFSEEREHESVTYRHEEALDEDLNVAVKAFSKTPKRNEPCPCGSGKKYKDCCAKSGPKKGLFAK, from the coding sequence ATGATAAAAGCAATCATTGGAAAAATCATTGGCACTAGAAACGATCGCTGGATCAAACAATACAAAAAAAAAGTCCTAGCCATCAACGCCTTAGAGCCTACTTATGAAAAAATGAGCGATGTTGAGCTGCAAAACGCTTTTGAAGAATTAAAAAATCGTGTGCGATCCGTAGAAAAAGATTTGCAAGAAAAAACCCTTTTAGAAGTTTTACCAGAAAGCTTTGCTATCACTAGAGAAGCGAGCAAAAGGATCTTAAAGATGCGCCATTTTGATGTGCAACTCATTGGGGGCATGGTCTTAAACGATGGCAAGATCGCTGAAATGAAAACTGGAGAGGGTAAGACTTTAGTCGCTACTTTAGCGGTGGCTTTGAACGCTTTAAAGGGCGAGAGCGTGTATGTGGTAACGGTCAATGATTACCTAGCCCATAGGGACTCTAAAGAAATGGAGCCGTTGTATCAATTCTTAGGTTATAGCGTAGGCACGATCACTGCGAGCGTGCGAGATGATGATGAGCGCTTAGAAATTTATTCTAAAGACATTGTTTATGGCACTAATAATGAATTTGGCTTTGATTACCTAAGGGATAACATGAAATATTCTTTAGAGCATAAGGTGCAAAAATCGCATGCGTTCGCTATTGTTGATGAGGTGGATTCCATTTTAATTGATGAAGCGAGAACCCCTTTAATCATTTCAGGGCCTGTGGATAGGCGCATGGAAAATTACAACAAGGCTGATGAAGTCGCTAAAAGCATGCAAGTGGAAACAGATTTCACCATAGATGAAAAAAACCGCGCGATTTTAATCACTGAAGAGGGGATTAAAAAAGCCGAAAACCTCTTTGGTGTGGATAATTTATACAAGATTGAAAACGCCGCCTTATCGCACCATTTAGACCAAGCCTTGAAAGCGAATTACCTCTTTTTTATTGATAAAGATTATATTGTAGCCAATAATGAAGTGGTGATTGTAGATGAATTTACCGGCCGTTTGTCTGAGGGGAGGCGTTTTAGTGAGGGCCTGCACCAGGCTTTAGAGGCTAAAGAGGGCGTGAGCATTAAAGAAGAGAGCCAAACCTTAGCCGATATTACTTTCCAAAATTATTTCAGGATGTTTTCTAAACTTTCAGGCATGACAGGCACGGCTCAAACCGAAGCCACAGAATTTTTAGAAATCTATAATTTAGAAGTGGTGTCTATCCCTACTAATCTAGCGATCAAGCGAAAAGATTTGAACGATTTGATTTATAAGAGTGAAAAAGAAAAATTTGACGCTGTGATCCTTAAGATCAAAGAATTGCACGATAAGGGTCAGCCCGTTTTAGTTGGCACGGCTAGTATTGAAAAGAGTGAAACCTTGCACGCTTTACTCAAAAAAGAACGCATCCCTCACACCGTTTTAAACGCCAAGCAGCACACCAAAGAAGCTGAAATCATCAAAGACGCCGGGCTTAAAGGAGCAGTTACGATTGCGACTAACATGGCAGGCAGAGGCGTTGATATTAAACTCACTGATGAAATTAAAGAGCTTGGAGGGCTGTATATCATTGGCACTGAAAGGCATGAGAGCCGCAGGATTGACAACCAATTAAGGGGGCGAAGCGGGCGCCAAGGCGATCCGGGAACAAGCCAATTTTATTTGAGTTTAGAAGACAATCTGTTGCGCATTTTTGGGAGCGATAGGATTAAGGGGGTGATGGAAAAATTAGGGCTTAAAGACGGCGAACACATTGAATCCAAGCTCGTTACAAGAGCGGTGGAAAACGCGCAAAAAAAAGTGGAGAACTTGCATTTTGAAAGCCGTAAGCATTTGTTAGAATACGATGATGTCGCTAATGAGCAACGAAAAAGCGTGTATAAATTTAGAGATGAATTATTAGACATCAATTACGATATTAGCGCTAAAATCGCTGAAAACAGAGAATACGCGCTCAATCAAATCTTTTCTAAACTCAAAGCCTTTGACCATCAAAACCTGTCTAAAGAGGAACTTTTAGGGCTTAAAAACATCTTAAAAGAAGATTTTAACGCTCATGTTGAATTAGAAGATTTAGAAAAAGCCTCCCCTATTGAAAAGTTTGTGGCTGAAAAACTCAAAAGCGATTATGAAAACAAAATGAAAGCTTTGGATAGCGAACAAAGAAGCCGGATCGAACGCATCGTGTATTTGCAGATTTTAGACAACGCATGGCGAGAGCACCTTTATACCATGGATAATCTCAAAACCGGTATCAATTTGAGAGGTTATAACCAAAAAGACCCCCTTGTAGAATACAAAAAAGAGAGTTATAACCTTTTCTTAGAACTCATTGAAGACATTAAAATAGAAGCGATCAAAACCTTTTCTAAGATCCAGTTTGAAAATGAGCAAGATTCTAGCGATGCCGAGCGTTATTTGGATAACTTTAGCGAAGAAAGAGAGCATGAGAGCGTAACTTACCGCCATGAAGAAGCTTTAGATGAAGATTTGAATGTGGCCGTGAAAGCTTTTTCTAAAACCCCTAAAAGAAACGAGCCTTGCCCTTGCGGGAGCGGGAAAAAATACAAAGATTGTTGCGCTAAAAGCGGGCCTAAAAAGGGCTTATTTGCCAAATAG
- a CDS encoding RNA-guided endonuclease InsQ/TnpB family protein → MTLTERHIIRPTHPIFKRIKDFCHLSKNLYNYANFILREHYFAGFKLPTAYDLINRFVKESQRDYKALPAQSAQQVLMLLSQNWKSYLKALKAYKLKPSSFLARPKIPKFKPKDGVSIGVLTNQQTSFTKGRMTKIKFPKKANLKRLITKINPQTSRLKQVRLIPKTTCFIVEVVYEQTTHKLPQTHGIGIMGIDLGLNNFVTAIDNQSSPFIIKGGGVKSVNQWFNKLKAHYQAKAKTSNKRFWTKRLGKLALWRECKVNDFMHKASAYVVGHCLKKGISTIVIGKNDGWKQELKLGKRTNQNFTNIPYESFIEKLAYKCALVGITLHTTEERFTSKCDHLANEPMQHHEQYLGKRVKRGLFKSSIGKSLNADINGAIGILRKVFPDAVKTLRDSGVVFTPVKISLAF, encoded by the coding sequence ATGACCTTGACTGAACGCCATATTATTAGACCCACGCACCCCATTTTTAAACGCATTAAGGACTTTTGCCATCTGTCTAAAAACCTTTACAACTACGCTAATTTTATTTTAAGAGAGCATTACTTTGCAGGTTTTAAGTTGCCTACAGCCTACGATTTAATCAATCGCTTTGTCAAAGAAAGCCAAAGAGATTACAAAGCTTTGCCTGCCCAAAGCGCGCAACAGGTATTAATGCTTTTATCTCAAAATTGGAAAAGCTATTTAAAAGCCCTTAAAGCTTACAAACTCAAGCCTTCTAGCTTTCTAGCGCGTCCAAAAATCCCTAAATTCAAACCAAAAGATGGCGTATCTATAGGGGTTTTAACAAACCAGCAAACTAGCTTTACGAAAGGACGCATGACAAAAATTAAATTCCCAAAAAAAGCTAATTTAAAAAGACTTATCACTAAAATAAACCCTCAAACTTCTAGGCTAAAGCAAGTGCGCTTAATCCCTAAAACCACTTGTTTTATCGTGGAAGTTGTCTATGAGCAAACCACGCACAAACTCCCACAAACTCATGGCATTGGCATTATGGGTATTGATCTAGGCTTGAACAACTTCGTAACTGCAATAGATAATCAAAGTAGTCCTTTTATTATCAAAGGCGGAGGGGTGAAGTCTGTCAATCAGTGGTTTAACAAACTCAAAGCCCATTATCAAGCCAAAGCCAAGACTTCAAATAAGCGCTTTTGGACAAAACGCTTAGGCAAATTAGCTCTATGGAGGGAGTGTAAAGTCAATGATTTTATGCACAAGGCGAGCGCCTATGTGGTGGGGCATTGCTTAAAAAAGGGCATTTCTACAATTGTCATCGGTAAAAATGATGGCTGGAAACAAGAGCTAAAGCTAGGTAAGAGAACCAATCAGAACTTTACTAATATCCCTTATGAATCCTTTATTGAAAAACTAGCCTACAAGTGTGCTTTGGTTGGGATAACTTTGCATACAACAGAAGAGAGATTTACGAGCAAGTGCGACCACTTGGCTAACGAACCCATGCAGCACCACGAGCAATATTTAGGTAAAAGAGTTAAACGAGGGCTATTTAAATCTAGCATAGGCAAATCCCTAAACGCCGATATTAACGGTGCAATTGGCATTTTAAGAAAAGTATTCCCTGATGCAGTGAAAACTCTAAGGGATAGCGGAGTAGTGTTTACTCCAGTAAAAATCTCGTTGGCGTTTTAA
- a CDS encoding type II toxin-antitoxin system HicA family toxin encodes MPELPRLTAKEAEKLLLQNGFVFSRQKGSHRIYVKDKIRQVLPFHSGEILHPKIVKEIMENILK; translated from the coding sequence TTGCCTGAATTGCCACGACTCACAGCTAAAGAAGCAGAGAAGCTATTATTGCAGAATGGATTTGTTTTCTCTAGGCAAAAAGGCAGCCATAGAATTTATGTGAAAGATAAAATCAGGCAGGTTTTGCCTTTTCATTCTGGCGAAATCTTGCACCCTAAAATAGTGAAAGAAATCATGGAAAATATCCTTAAATGA
- a CDS encoding type II toxin-antitoxin system HicB family antitoxin encodes MLINAVIEKDENGYFAFVPFLKGCVSQGKSYEEALRNIKEAIELYLGDLEADELAFLSKKNSVIAPIEIAFA; translated from the coding sequence ATGCTTATAAACGCTGTCATAGAAAAAGATGAGAATGGGTATTTTGCTTTTGTCCCCTTTCTAAAAGGCTGTGTATCACAAGGGAAAAGTTATGAAGAAGCCCTAAGAAACATTAAAGAAGCCATAGAGCTTTATTTGGGAGATTTAGAAGCCGATGAGTTAGCTTTTCTTTCTAAGAAAAATTCTGTAATAGCACCCATTGAGATAGCTTTTGCCTGA
- a CDS encoding IS607 family transposase produces the protein MKSKEVLKILKISRVTLWKYVKSGKIRVKQEPNGYYIYNDSDVYSLAGIEDGRLNVVYARVSTQKQKQDLQNQIENCISFINAKGISVDSIYSDIKSGMSLDRKGFMDLLNAVMAFKIKAVYISYKDRLARLSYELVEKLFSDYGTKIVIINQCESISLEQELFEDIMQTIHSFSMKMYSKRRIAKKLLLESKVNPALLKSLNGETDDLD, from the coding sequence ATGAAATCTAAAGAAGTCTTAAAGATCTTAAAAATATCCCGTGTTACTCTTTGGAAGTATGTTAAAAGTGGGAAGATACGAGTTAAACAAGAACCCAATGGTTACTATATATACAACGATTCTGATGTCTATTCTTTAGCAGGAATTGAAGATGGTAGGCTGAATGTAGTTTATGCTAGGGTAAGCACTCAAAAGCAGAAACAAGACTTGCAAAATCAAATAGAAAACTGTATCTCTTTTATAAATGCTAAAGGAATATCTGTAGATAGTATCTATTCTGATATTAAAAGCGGCATGTCTTTGGACAGAAAGGGTTTTATGGATCTTCTTAATGCGGTAATGGCGTTTAAAATTAAGGCGGTTTATATTTCCTATAAAGACCGATTAGCTAGATTGAGCTATGAGTTAGTAGAAAAGCTATTTAGCGATTATGGCACTAAAATCGTTATTATCAATCAGTGTGAATCAATCAGTTTAGAGCAAGAACTGTTTGAGGACATCATGCAAACAATCCATTCTTTTTCTATGAAGATGTATTCTAAGCGCCGCATTGCTAAAAAGTTGCTTTTAGAGAGTAAGGTTAATCCAGCCTTGCTAAAATCTCTTAATGGGGAAACAGATGACCTTGACTGA
- a CDS encoding ABC transporter permease, protein MPNRSLIFFLIKRYLRFDKSQPFISITALLAFFGVAVGVMVLIVAMAIMNGMSKEFEKKLFVMNYPLTLYTTSPYGISEEVVQALEKKFPNLLFSPYLQTQSLIKSAHSMNGGVVFGVDFSKERRINEVLNDALKNTNTNDLFKNPFNLIVGKSLRYSLNLDLNQKADLFFTELEPTGLTLSPIMKRFTIKGDFDSGLKSYDMSYMYASLQAISAIRRLPLGLYDGVHVYSKTPMKDIENLRNALKTINHHGIGIEGWWQQNGNFFSAMELEKRALFIVLMLIILMASLNIISSLLMVVMNRRKEIALLFSMGSSQKEIQKTFFYLGNIIGLGGVILGVVLAFISMYLLSVFPIISLPADVYGINTLPLDLSLMDFTLTLIGSVIIVALSSYYPSKKASTIDALSVLRNE, encoded by the coding sequence TTGCCAAATAGATCCTTAATCTTTTTCCTCATCAAGCGTTATTTGCGTTTTGATAAAAGCCAGCCTTTCATTAGTATCACCGCTTTGTTAGCCTTCTTTGGCGTGGCGGTTGGCGTGATGGTTTTAATTGTGGCTATGGCGATCATGAACGGCATGAGTAAGGAATTTGAAAAAAAGCTTTTTGTGATGAACTACCCCCTAACGCTCTATACCACAAGCCCTTATGGGATCAGCGAAGAAGTGGTTCAAGCTTTAGAAAAAAAGTTCCCCAATTTGCTTTTTAGCCCCTATTTGCAAACCCAAAGCCTGATTAAAAGCGCGCATTCCATGAATGGCGGCGTGGTGTTTGGGGTTGATTTTTCTAAAGAAAGGCGCATCAATGAGGTTTTAAACGACGCCTTAAAAAACACCAATACAAACGATCTTTTTAAAAACCCTTTTAATTTGATCGTGGGGAAAAGCTTGAGATACAGCTTGAATTTAGATCTCAATCAAAAAGCCGATTTGTTTTTCACCGAATTAGAGCCAACAGGCCTAACCCTCTCCCCTATCATGAAACGCTTTACTATCAAAGGCGATTTTGATTCAGGGCTAAAATCCTATGACATGAGCTACATGTATGCTAGCCTTCAAGCTATAAGCGCGATCAGGAGGTTACCCTTAGGGCTTTATGATGGGGTGCATGTCTATTCTAAAACGCCCATGAAGGATATTGAAAATTTACGCAACGCTTTAAAAACAATCAACCACCATGGCATAGGCATTGAAGGGTGGTGGCAACAAAACGGGAATTTTTTCTCGGCGATGGAATTGGAAAAAAGAGCGTTATTCATTGTGCTAATGCTCATTATTTTAATGGCGTCTTTGAATATCATCAGCTCGCTTTTAATGGTGGTGATGAACAGGCGTAAAGAAATCGCCCTACTCTTTAGCATGGGGAGCAGCCAAAAAGAAATCCAAAAAACCTTTTTTTATTTGGGTAATATCATTGGTTTGGGCGGTGTGATTCTTGGGGTAGTTTTAGCGTTTATAAGCATGTATCTTTTAAGCGTGTTCCCTATCATCTCGCTCCCAGCGGATGTTTATGGCATCAACACTTTGCCTTTAGATTTGTCTTTAATGGATTTTACGCTCACTCTCATAGGCTCTGTGATTATCGTAGCCCTTTCTTCTTATTACCCGTCTAAAAAAGCTTCTACTATTGACGCTTTAAGCGTGTTAAGGAATGAATAA
- the hofF gene encoding outer membrane beta-barrel protein HofF produces the protein MNYKVASAKNIATLLFLLSSQSEAFDLGKIAKIKAGAESFSKVGFNNKPINTNKGIYPTETFMTIMAYMQVDFTELLPKSATANGHHLDGSLGGWGGAVIYDSTKDFINEVTGKPYGAMTWNYVGYWGGLVGQKPWATCGLATGNLTQGQYDKMTQAEMTQLSNQEALAASTCAKTYADHTRNYVIYNAYLRYNYKDIFQIRGGRYESPADYMSGYNQGLDMTLNLGNFKFWWFSSFGRGFAYNEWLYNFYSPKTYTLKNGQTINPGVHAFYIIWNYKGFSIQPFVYFSPFNEYDPNFTITYDSNPTFTGLGFRSQTDVTVLNPFYAKRFWDTYQFGMPAGKNAHSLMIKQKFEWNEYNFGFGIYKSFGNANWMIGYHGNRLGFDFWTNTVYANTLNSLSYMMDANAFTVFAFGGGVHRKLLWGLLGRLTYGPRANEQVLSLNLGYKFTKNFSADIKFEYYNVLMHQGYKMGWNGPKLDSQPATDQDRSHIFTEIVWKL, from the coding sequence ATGAACTACAAAGTTGCATCTGCTAAAAATATCGCAACGCTTCTTTTTTTACTCTCTTCTCAAAGTGAAGCTTTTGATTTGGGTAAAATCGCTAAAATCAAAGCGGGTGCTGAAAGTTTCTCTAAAGTCGGTTTCAATAACAAACCTATCAACACTAATAAAGGGATTTACCCTACAGAAACCTTTATGACGATTATGGCTTACATGCAGGTGGATTTTACGGAGCTCTTGCCCAAAAGCGCTACGGCTAACGGGCACCATTTAGACGGGAGTCTTGGGGGTTGGGGGGGTGCTGTGATTTATGATAGCACTAAGGATTTTATTAACGAAGTTACAGGAAAACCCTATGGGGCTATGACATGGAACTACGTGGGCTATTGGGGCGGTCTTGTAGGGCAAAAACCATGGGCGACTTGCGGGTTAGCCACAGGGAATTTGACCCAAGGCCAATACGATAAGATGACTCAAGCTGAAATGACGCAGTTGTCCAATCAAGAAGCTTTAGCGGCTTCCACTTGCGCAAAAACTTATGCCGATCACACGAGAAACTATGTGATTTATAACGCTTACTTGCGCTACAACTACAAGGATATTTTTCAAATTAGGGGCGGAAGATACGAATCCCCGGCGGACTATATGAGTGGTTACAACCAAGGCTTGGACATGACCTTAAATTTAGGGAATTTCAAATTCTGGTGGTTTAGCTCGTTTGGTCGTGGCTTTGCCTATAACGAGTGGCTTTATAATTTCTATTCGCCTAAAACCTACACCCTTAAAAACGGGCAAACCATAAACCCAGGGGTGCATGCCTTTTATATCATTTGGAATTACAAGGGTTTCAGCATTCAGCCTTTTGTCTATTTTTCACCCTTTAACGAATACGACCCCAACTTCACGATCACCTATGATAGTAACCCCACTTTCACCGGATTAGGGTTCCGTTCTCAAACAGATGTTACCGTGCTTAATCCTTTTTACGCTAAAAGATTTTGGGACACCTACCAGTTTGGCATGCCAGCCGGTAAAAACGCGCACAGCTTGATGATCAAACAAAAATTTGAATGGAATGAATACAATTTTGGTTTTGGGATTTACAAATCCTTTGGGAACGCTAACTGGATGATAGGCTACCATGGTAACCGCTTGGGCTTTGACTTTTGGACGAACACCGTTTATGCCAACACCCTTAACTCTTTGTCTTACATGATGGACGCGAACGCTTTTACCGTGTTTGCCTTTGGCGGTGGCGTGCATAGGAAACTCCTTTGGGGTTTATTAGGGCGTTTGACTTATGGGCCTAGAGCTAACGAACAAGTCCTATCGCTCAACTTGGGCTATAAATTCACTAAAAATTTCTCAGCCGACATTAAATTTGAATATTATAATGTGTTGATGCATCAAGGCTATAAAATGGGGTGGAACGGGCCAAAATTAGACAGCCAGCCCGCCACCGATCAAGATAGGAGCCACATTTTTACCGAGATAGTGTGGAAGCTTTAA